The Thermodesulfobacteriota bacterium genome has a window encoding:
- a CDS encoding molybdopterin-dependent oxidoreductase — protein sequence MSEFTFSNVQREMEVYGYDSVTRSHCRMCHGGCGVLVYTKNGKVVKIAGDPDCPINHGTLCSKGIASTQLAYHPDRLTYPVKRIGPKGSGRWKRISWDEALDTIGNHILKYKEKFGTESIVMGYGTGRENEAVIYRFANLLGTPNVLTAGHFCYGPRIATSIITCGTNPIVDYENHPKCIMVWGNNVVISNPDCYKGEPFSVSLNKGAKLIAVDPRLTRIAARADIWLQLRPGTDTALALGMLHVIVNEGLYDREFVENYVHGWEPFVKRVNEYPLDKVARITWIAKEKIRQAARMFATVKPAAIQWGVAIEQQITCADNNRALMALMGITGNIDIPGGQMLFKSPEIINVGQFGAHRMLSEQQKAKRLGGDRFRLAGNFAIINPKCVWDAILEEKPYPVKMLFFISSNPLMTRANAKEVYRALEKVEFMAVSDFFLTPTAELADIVLPAATWLEMNYVGDFWKRHGYILPRRKVIQVGECRSDHEMLNELAHRVGQGDYWWDTFEEGLDYILEPLGITWKEFNKKDYIRGEIRYQKYKQNGFSTPTRKFEIFSTVLDSWGVDPLPQFKEASESPYSTPELYKKYPYIIITGRRLPGFFHTENRQLPWMRELHRDPVVEIHPDTADKEGISEGDWVVIESPRGSIRQRAKVFAGIDPRVVSAEHGWWFPEKKDPGHGWDESNINILTDNSYEGCDPDMGATPVRTFLCRIYAEKKQAGAR from the coding sequence TTGTCCGAGTTTACTTTTTCCAATGTACAAAGAGAAATGGAGGTTTACGGATATGATTCCGTCACCCGAAGCCACTGTCGCATGTGTCACGGCGGATGCGGCGTTCTGGTTTATACCAAGAACGGAAAGGTGGTTAAAATCGCCGGTGACCCGGACTGCCCCATCAATCACGGGACATTGTGCAGCAAGGGTATTGCATCCACACAACTGGCTTACCATCCGGACAGGCTGACTTATCCGGTTAAAAGAATCGGGCCCAAGGGAAGCGGAAGATGGAAACGAATTTCCTGGGATGAAGCCCTGGATACAATAGGAAACCACATTCTGAAATATAAAGAAAAATTCGGAACTGAATCCATTGTGATGGGCTATGGTACCGGTCGCGAAAACGAGGCGGTCATTTACCGATTTGCCAACCTGCTTGGCACACCCAACGTGCTGACTGCAGGACACTTCTGTTACGGTCCCAGGATTGCGACGAGTATCATTACCTGTGGGACAAACCCGATTGTCGATTATGAGAATCATCCCAAGTGTATTATGGTGTGGGGGAATAATGTGGTAATCAGCAATCCTGACTGTTACAAAGGCGAACCTTTTAGCGTCAGTTTGAATAAAGGGGCCAAACTGATAGCTGTCGATCCGAGGCTTACGCGGATTGCCGCACGGGCGGACATATGGCTTCAACTCAGGCCGGGTACCGATACGGCACTGGCCCTGGGGATGCTTCATGTGATTGTTAACGAAGGACTGTATGACAGGGAGTTTGTGGAAAATTACGTTCACGGGTGGGAACCGTTTGTTAAACGGGTCAATGAGTATCCCCTTGATAAGGTGGCCAGAATTACCTGGATTGCAAAGGAAAAAATTCGCCAAGCGGCACGAATGTTTGCCACCGTTAAACCGGCTGCGATTCAATGGGGTGTGGCTATTGAGCAACAGATCACCTGTGCGGACAACAATCGTGCCCTCATGGCCCTGATGGGAATTACCGGCAATATTGATATTCCAGGGGGACAGATGCTGTTCAAGTCGCCTGAAATCATAAATGTGGGTCAATTCGGTGCCCATAGAATGCTTTCGGAACAACAGAAAGCGAAACGGTTGGGTGGAGACAGATTTCGTCTGGCAGGAAATTTTGCCATCATCAATCCAAAATGTGTATGGGACGCCATCCTCGAAGAGAAACCCTATCCGGTGAAGATGCTGTTTTTTATCAGCTCCAATCCGCTCATGACCCGTGCCAATGCAAAAGAGGTTTATCGTGCTCTTGAAAAAGTAGAGTTTATGGCTGTTTCCGACTTTTTTTTAACCCCGACTGCTGAACTGGCAGATATTGTTCTGCCTGCAGCCACCTGGCTTGAAATGAATTATGTGGGTGATTTCTGGAAACGCCACGGTTATATTCTGCCGAGACGCAAGGTAATACAGGTGGGTGAGTGCCGTTCCGATCATGAAATGCTCAATGAGCTTGCCCACCGGGTGGGGCAGGGGGATTACTGGTGGGACACCTTTGAAGAGGGCCTGGATTACATTCTTGAACCGCTGGGCATCACCTGGAAGGAGTTTAACAAAAAGGACTATATCAGAGGGGAAATCAGGTATCAGAAATATAAACAAAACGGGTTTTCCACGCCCACTCGAAAATTTGAAATTTTTTCTACAGTTCTTGACAGCTGGGGAGTTGACCCCCTTCCGCAGTTTAAGGAGGCTTCCGAAAGCCCTTACAGCACTCCCGAATTATATAAAAAATATCCATATATCATTATCACCGGAAGGAGATTGCCCGGGTTTTTTCATACGGAAAACCGCCAGCTTCCCTGGATGAGGGAGCTTCACCGAGACCCGGTGGTTGAAATCCATCCGGATACGGCTGACAAAGAAGGTATCAGCGAAGGGGACTGGGTGGTCATCGAGTCTCCCCGTGGCAGCATCAGACAAAGAGCCAAGGTTTTCGCCGGTATCGATCCGAGAGTAGTCAGTGCGGAACACGGGTGGTGGTTTCCGGAAAAAAAAGATCCGGGTCATGGCTGGGATGAATCAAACATCAATATATTGACGGATAATTCCTATGAGGGGTGTGATCCGGACATGGGCGCCACTCCTGTGCGAACTTTTTTGTGCAGAATTTATGCGGAGAAAAAACAAGCGGGCGCTAGATGA
- a CDS encoding 4Fe-4S dicluster domain-containing protein has protein sequence MKKYYLTIDHELCWGCKACEVACKQENNSADGIKLITVTENGPKEINGKFEFSFHVHMCRHCDDPPCMDICPEEAITKREDGMVVLDYDLCSGCRACMDVCPYDAIAYDEDKGLAQKCNLCHHRVDQGLLPACADNVCLAHCIFFEIKE, from the coding sequence ATGAAAAAATATTACCTGACAATCGATCATGAACTATGCTGGGGATGCAAAGCTTGTGAGGTGGCGTGCAAACAGGAGAATAATTCGGCCGATGGCATTAAATTAATTACTGTGACAGAAAACGGGCCCAAGGAAATTAACGGCAAATTCGAATTTTCCTTTCATGTTCATATGTGCCGTCATTGCGATGATCCTCCCTGCATGGATATCTGTCCGGAAGAGGCAATTACAAAAAGAGAAGATGGCATGGTTGTATTGGATTATGATTTATGTTCGGGTTGCCGGGCCTGCATGGATGTTTGCCCTTACGACGCCATTGCCTATGATGAAGATAAAGGCCTTGCCCAAAAGTGTAATCTCTGTCATCACAGGGTGGATCAAGGGCTCCTTCCCGCCTGCGCCGATAATGTGTGTTTGGCCCATTGTATTTTTTTTGAGATTAAAGAGTGA
- a CDS encoding phospholipase A, translating to MKYFNVEPWKYLLEVMLVFLIIIMTASNIRAEAPQSLSDCSQIEDDEQRLKCYDETAGSDSDETGKASYLTKLWELDKEVSRGKYSFMPHRSNYILPFAYNDSPNKAPIQEASPNMDVEKNEVKFQISLKIKLWQDIFGQEMDLWFGYTQKSFWQLYNFDDSAPFRETNYEPELLLNFRTNYRLLGLNGRVINLGFNHQSNGRSEPLSRSWNRIVGNMGFERGDFTLLLKAWYRIPENSEDDDNPDITDYMGPGEIWGYYLWEKHRFGIMLRNNFQAHKNRGALQLEWSIPLSDKISGYIQYFTGYGESLLDHDHDVNRISIGLILVDWN from the coding sequence ATGAAATATTTTAACGTTGAACCATGGAAATATTTATTAGAGGTTATGCTTGTTTTTTTGATTATCATCATGACAGCAAGCAATATAAGAGCAGAAGCCCCACAAAGTCTGTCTGACTGTTCCCAAATTGAAGATGATGAACAGCGGCTGAAATGCTATGATGAAACTGCCGGGTCTGACTCGGATGAAACCGGTAAAGCTTCCTATCTTACCAAACTGTGGGAACTGGATAAGGAAGTGTCGCGGGGTAAATACTCTTTTATGCCCCATCGATCGAATTACATCCTGCCGTTTGCATATAATGATTCGCCCAATAAAGCCCCCATACAGGAAGCTTCACCGAACATGGATGTGGAAAAGAACGAAGTCAAGTTTCAAATAAGCCTGAAAATCAAACTCTGGCAGGATATTTTCGGGCAGGAGATGGATCTGTGGTTTGGTTATACCCAGAAATCATTCTGGCAGCTTTATAACTTTGATGACTCTGCTCCATTTCGTGAGACCAATTATGAACCGGAGTTGCTGCTCAACTTTCGCACAAATTATAGGTTACTTGGGCTCAATGGCCGTGTTATCAACTTAGGCTTTAATCATCAATCCAACGGAAGGTCTGAACCGCTTTCCAGGAGCTGGAACCGTATTGTGGGAAACATGGGTTTCGAGAGAGGTGATTTTACTCTGCTTTTGAAAGCCTGGTACCGGATTCCGGAAAACTCAGAAGACGATGATAATCCGGATATTACCGATTACATGGGGCCTGGTGAGATCTGGGGCTATTATCTGTGGGAAAAGCACAGGTTCGGGATAATGCTGCGTAATAACTTTCAGGCCCATAAAAATCGAGGGGCATTGCAGCTTGAGTGGAGTATTCCTCTATCTGATAAAATCAGTGGTTATATCCAGTACTTCACCGGTTATGGAGAAAGCCTGTTGGATCACGACCACGATGTCAATCGGATTAGTATCGGTCTTATTCTGGTCGATTGGAATTGA
- a CDS encoding L-serine ammonia-lyase, iron-sulfur-dependent, subunit alpha — translation MNILKKVLKHEVFPALGCTEPIAVAYAAGIAANEVDGDIEEISITVDPGVYKNGFAVIVPNTDGEKGNLIAGVLGALIKKPELKMEVLKDVKGEMIGRAKTLIQNKKAKISYDSSKTDLYIEVFLKTKKDSSRAVIENSHTNLVYLEKNNQTLFKKERRESRSAGKEYKAILKKMKISELIDLVQHMDDEDYDYIKHGIEMNLEISKAGQRLEKVGYYIFNSVNRGCLINDVFLSSKILTASAADARMAGIDLPAMSSGGSGNQGIVSILVPYNAGKIFKIEEKIILQSIALSHLINSYIKCFTGDLSPLCGCATAAGVCATAAVVYQQCGNDMEKITLAVNSLISDLGGMLCDGAKGGCALKVASATDSAIRSAFMALDNYGISNLEGFVGKTAEETIRNLSKISILGMSKVDETILGIMLDKSV, via the coding sequence TTGAATATTCTTAAAAAAGTTTTAAAACACGAGGTTTTTCCTGCATTGGGGTGCACCGAACCGATTGCGGTTGCATACGCGGCCGGAATCGCTGCTAACGAGGTGGATGGAGATATTGAAGAAATAAGTATAACGGTTGACCCGGGAGTTTATAAAAATGGTTTTGCAGTAATCGTTCCCAATACGGACGGAGAAAAAGGCAATCTAATCGCCGGTGTTCTCGGCGCCTTAATCAAAAAGCCTGAATTGAAGATGGAAGTTTTAAAAGATGTAAAAGGGGAAATGATCGGTCGGGCAAAAACATTGATTCAAAATAAAAAGGCAAAAATATCTTACGACAGTTCAAAAACGGATCTATATATTGAAGTCTTTTTAAAAACGAAAAAAGATTCATCCCGGGCGGTGATTGAAAATTCCCATACCAACCTGGTTTACCTGGAAAAAAATAATCAGACACTGTTTAAAAAGGAGCGCAGGGAAAGCCGGTCTGCCGGAAAAGAGTATAAGGCGATTTTGAAGAAAATGAAAATATCCGAACTTATTGATTTAGTCCAACATATGGATGATGAGGATTATGACTATATCAAACACGGCATTGAGATGAATCTGGAGATTTCCAAGGCCGGACAAAGGTTGGAAAAAGTCGGTTATTATATTTTTAATTCAGTGAATAGAGGGTGCCTCATAAATGATGTTTTTTTATCAAGCAAAATATTGACCGCTTCAGCCGCGGATGCCCGAATGGCGGGAATTGATTTGCCTGCGATGTCCAGCGGCGGCAGTGGAAACCAGGGAATTGTGTCTATTCTGGTTCCTTACAACGCCGGAAAAATTTTTAAAATCGAAGAAAAGATCATTCTTCAAAGTATTGCCCTGTCCCATTTGATTAACAGTTATATCAAATGTTTTACCGGTGATTTATCCCCCCTTTGCGGGTGCGCGACTGCGGCAGGAGTTTGTGCAACGGCAGCCGTGGTTTACCAGCAATGCGGGAATGATATGGAAAAGATTACTTTAGCCGTCAACAGTTTAATCAGTGATTTGGGAGGGATGCTGTGTGACGGCGCAAAAGGGGGATGCGCTTTAAAAGTCGCCAGCGCCACAGATTCGGCCATCCGTTCTGCCTTTATGGCTTTGGATAATTACGGTATTTCTAATTTAGAAGGTTTTGTGGGAAAAACCGCCGAAGAAACGATTCGCAATTTAAGTAAAATAAGCATTCTGGGCATGTCAAAGGTGGATGAAACAATTCTTGGCATCATGCTCGATAAAAGCGTATAA
- a CDS encoding DMT family transporter — protein sequence MISHRELKVRRRGLGEIHIAVLFFGLAGLFGKLVALPATIIVLGRVFFATIFLSLVLIYLKQGIRLRQTQDYFFMTLMGGILAVHWVTFFQAIQVSTVAIGLLTFSTFPVFVTFLEPIFFRERLEFKDILIAFLAVVGVALVIEEFEIRNSMTRGALWGIASGFTFALLSIMNRKYVKHYSSIIVAFYQDSIATVVLLPFLFLAVPVFRLTDILLLSLLGVVFTGLAHTLFIKGLASVKAQTASIIACLEPVYGIIAAILLLGAIPTLRVFLGGVIILSAAFYATIKQ from the coding sequence TTGATCTCCCATAGAGAATTGAAGGTTAGAAGAAGAGGCTTGGGCGAAATCCATATCGCAGTGCTATTTTTTGGGCTTGCAGGTCTTTTTGGTAAACTGGTGGCTTTGCCGGCAACCATCATTGTGCTTGGCAGAGTTTTTTTTGCAACGATTTTCTTATCTCTGGTCCTTATCTATCTAAAGCAGGGAATAAGGCTACGGCAAACGCAGGATTATTTCTTCATGACACTGATGGGGGGTATCCTGGCAGTTCACTGGGTGACCTTCTTTCAGGCCATTCAAGTGTCTACGGTAGCCATAGGGTTACTGACCTTTTCAACATTCCCGGTGTTCGTTACTTTCCTTGAACCGATTTTTTTCAGAGAAAGATTGGAATTTAAGGATATTTTAATTGCATTCCTTGCAGTTGTGGGTGTTGCTCTTGTTATTGAAGAGTTCGAGATAAGAAACAGTATGACCCGGGGCGCGCTATGGGGGATCGCATCCGGTTTCACATTTGCTCTGCTGTCGATAATGAATCGGAAGTATGTCAAACACTACTCCAGTATCATAGTGGCTTTTTATCAGGATTCCATTGCAACTGTGGTGCTTCTTCCTTTTCTATTTCTGGCGGTGCCTGTGTTCCGGCTGACTGATATACTGCTTCTATCTTTACTGGGTGTGGTATTTACAGGGCTTGCTCACACCTTATTTATAAAAGGCCTGGCCAGTGTTAAAGCACAAACGGCAAGCATTATTGCCTGTCTTGAACCGGTATATGGTATTATCGCAGCGATCCTGTTATTAGGCGCGATACCAACTTTGAGGGTATTTTTAGGTGGTGTCATCATTTTAAGTGCGGCTTTCTATGCAACGATAAAACAATGA
- a CDS encoding radical SAM protein codes for MKICFINPPIEDFYSTSIRRQPLGILYLISSIKSAGYHVSFINGHSPKKHKLPIPAEFSYLNKYISNNNPALSFPFKNYYHFGLSFQEIEKQIKSTDADIYFISALFTPYYQETDEIIHIIKRVNPFSKIVVGGYHAALYPEYYLQKLDVDFVIIGEGEQSSVQLLDSLINDKDILKVPNLAFRKKDEMVKTEKKYIQDINAIPYPSRKFLKARDFKMYRARAVSMITSRGCPNKCDFCTGKIIWGKRYRARSIESVLSEIDRCIHQYEIKIINFEDDNIFAHKSRAVELLTELYHFQRIHDVSLDFTAMNGISIEQLDEEILNLMKQAGFRELNISLVSYSEQLQKRYNRPFDTKKFADIANMARTLGMNVRSYFILGLPNQTKEEIEATINFLKSLQVKIFPSVYYDVNTAEGQWKMQRSSAFFNETEHLCRDDLFHLYNRIRY; via the coding sequence GTGAAAATCTGTTTCATTAATCCCCCTATTGAAGACTTTTATTCAACATCCATTAGACGCCAACCACTAGGGATATTATATTTAATCAGCTCAATAAAATCCGCAGGGTATCATGTTTCATTCATTAATGGTCATTCACCCAAAAAACATAAGCTTCCCATCCCTGCAGAATTTTCCTACCTGAATAAATATATTTCAAACAATAACCCTGCTCTTTCATTTCCCTTTAAAAATTACTATCATTTTGGATTAAGTTTTCAGGAAATAGAAAAACAAATTAAGTCAACGGATGCCGATATATATTTTATCTCGGCATTATTCACCCCTTACTATCAAGAAACCGATGAAATCATACATATCATTAAAAGGGTAAATCCTTTTTCCAAAATAGTTGTGGGAGGTTATCACGCCGCACTCTATCCCGAATATTATTTACAAAAGCTCGATGTTGATTTTGTAATCATCGGTGAAGGAGAGCAAAGCTCGGTGCAATTGCTGGACTCTCTGATAAATGATAAAGATATACTTAAAGTACCGAACCTGGCATTCCGTAAAAAAGATGAAATGGTTAAGACAGAAAAAAAGTATATTCAAGATATTAATGCGATACCTTATCCTTCAAGAAAATTTCTTAAAGCACGCGATTTTAAAATGTATCGAGCTCGTGCTGTTTCAATGATCACCTCAAGAGGCTGCCCAAATAAATGTGATTTCTGCACCGGAAAAATTATCTGGGGTAAACGTTACCGGGCCAGAAGTATTGAATCCGTTTTGTCGGAAATAGATCGGTGCATCCACCAGTATGAGATTAAGATCATCAATTTTGAGGATGATAATATTTTTGCCCACAAGTCAAGGGCGGTTGAATTATTAACCGAGCTGTATCATTTTCAAAGAATACATGATGTGAGTCTTGATTTTACCGCCATGAACGGTATTTCTATTGAACAACTTGATGAAGAGATATTAAATTTAATGAAACAGGCGGGTTTTAGAGAGTTAAATATTTCATTGGTCAGCTATTCTGAGCAACTACAAAAGCGATATAACAGGCCTTTTGATACAAAAAAATTTGCTGATATTGCGAATATGGCAAGGACACTCGGGATGAATGTAAGATCCTATTTTATACTTGGACTTCCAAATCAGACCAAAGAAGAGATAGAGGCTACCATCAATTTTCTAAAAAGTTTGCAGGTAAAAATATTTCCTTCCGTTTATTATGATGTGAATACTGCTGAAGGCCAGTGGAAGATGCAGCGATCATCGGCATTTTTTAACGAAACAGAACACCTTTGTAGAGATGATCTTTTTCATTTATATAACAGGATCAGGTATTAA
- a CDS encoding NADH:flavin oxidoreductase, with product MSILFTPGKIGKVEIPNRFVNSATYECMAKETGEVRDELIKRYVRLAKGGVGLIITGMMCVHPSGRGYKHQIGIHHDSMIQGLKRLVDAVHHVGGRIAFQLAHSGRQTTKDMIGRTPLAPSSRGRDPINLVKPKAMTEDEIIQVIKAFGAAAKRAVEVGADGIQLHGAHGYLISEFLSPFFNIRTDSWGGSAENRFRFLKEVYLEVKEVVPDGFPVLLKLNTNDHTPKEGTYPSLAAKYSGWMAELGINAVEVSSGTTNYSYMNMCRGDVPTAELVKGLSWWEKPIGRFMIGRLEGKYDLVEGYNLDAAKIVKPVIGDIPLLLVGGMRTVSHMEEVLKNNDADFISMSRPFIREPLLVNKIKDNKMDRVSCVSCNRCLAAAANELPVYCYNKGFPKG from the coding sequence ATGTCGATACTTTTTACTCCTGGGAAAATCGGAAAGGTTGAGATACCAAATAGATTTGTCAATTCAGCAACATATGAATGTATGGCCAAGGAAACCGGTGAGGTGAGAGATGAATTGATTAAAAGATACGTAAGACTGGCCAAAGGTGGCGTGGGATTGATCATCACCGGGATGATGTGTGTTCATCCTTCCGGGCGCGGTTACAAACACCAGATAGGAATCCATCATGACAGTATGATACAGGGCTTAAAGAGATTGGTGGATGCCGTGCATCACGTAGGTGGCAGGATCGCGTTTCAATTGGCCCATAGCGGAAGGCAAACCACCAAGGATATGATCGGTCGGACTCCTTTAGCACCGTCAAGCCGTGGTCGGGATCCGATAAACTTGGTAAAGCCCAAAGCAATGACCGAAGACGAAATTATCCAAGTCATTAAAGCTTTCGGGGCTGCTGCCAAACGGGCAGTGGAGGTTGGCGCAGACGGAATTCAACTCCATGGGGCTCACGGATATTTAATCAGCGAATTTTTATCTCCATTTTTTAATATCAGAACAGATTCATGGGGGGGCAGCGCTGAAAATCGATTTCGGTTTTTAAAGGAGGTATACCTGGAGGTCAAAGAAGTGGTGCCTGATGGTTTTCCTGTTTTACTGAAACTCAATACCAATGACCACACTCCAAAAGAAGGAACGTACCCTTCGCTGGCAGCAAAATATTCCGGATGGATGGCGGAATTAGGAATTAATGCGGTGGAAGTAAGCTCCGGGACAACAAACTATTCATACATGAATATGTGCCGGGGTGATGTGCCAACGGCCGAACTGGTCAAAGGTCTCTCTTGGTGGGAGAAACCCATCGGACGTTTCATGATCGGCAGGTTGGAAGGAAAATATGACCTCGTAGAAGGCTATAACCTCGATGCTGCTAAGATCGTCAAACCGGTCATCGGAGATATTCCATTATTGCTGGTAGGAGGTATGCGCACCGTTTCCCACATGGAAGAAGTTTTAAAAAATAATGATGCAGATTTTATATCCATGTCGCGGCCATTCATAAGAGAACCTTTGCTGGTGAATAAGATAAAAGACAACAAGATGGACCGAGTCTCCTGTGTTTCCTGCAATCGCTGTCTGGCGGCTGCAGCAAATGAACTTCCGGTTTACTGTTATAATAAAGGGTTTCCGAAGGGATGA
- the selB gene encoding selenocysteine-specific translation elongation factor, producing MEKHITIGVAGHVDHGKSALVRCMTGIDTDRLQEEKVRGLSIESGIAPLKLPSGQRVSLIDVPGHTDFLKNTIRGLNSVDMAILVVAADDGVMPQTLEHLEVLQFFKVKGGFVVLSKTDLVDEETLEIGRLEIKEALTGTIFEGKPVISFSAPDLTGLDDILFCIDGEIKDIPCKMTDTPMRLWIDQIKRFTGIGTVVSGTVLSGTLKQDDSLQLMPTGLITRARSMESHGKKISIAVAGQRVGVNLHKISVKAVKRGTALAEQGVVKPGYLLNVELQVLKRSGQTLKNRQRVRLYLGTSVTNAMAVLMDNKKLSPGDKGLVQFRLMKPIAALPRDPFVVSPLNLNTIIAGGTVLEVPQEKFREAKALTMIPCLKALQQGDMKEFVDCFFSRNQTRFITAGELAQATGLPITYFEAEISSRVSKGEFIYLKGEGAFKKDHYNSGKKEILNTIESVIRKNPLKKNLNAVEITNRLDTAFDEILLKKMLSELCDEGRLVKIDGGFQFQNLKGKFTKQQEHLLSLLFKYAQKTGVVPFSADTIWKLHDKKFEKDEIQNLLDYLYFQKKLIRLSDKRFLSLEALEEIKKSVKEFILHKRSITLADSKEILGYGRWGGVPVLDYLDKIGFTSRKGNERVLKK from the coding sequence ATGGAAAAACACATCACAATAGGTGTGGCCGGTCATGTGGACCATGGGAAATCCGCCCTTGTCCGGTGTATGACCGGTATCGACACGGATCGATTGCAGGAAGAAAAGGTACGTGGTCTGTCTATAGAGTCAGGGATTGCGCCCTTAAAGCTTCCTTCCGGCCAAAGGGTCTCTTTGATAGATGTTCCAGGCCATACGGACTTTCTAAAAAATACTATCAGGGGTTTGAATAGTGTAGATATGGCAATTCTTGTAGTGGCGGCTGACGACGGGGTAATGCCTCAAACCCTTGAGCATCTGGAAGTGCTCCAATTTTTCAAAGTCAAGGGTGGGTTTGTTGTATTAAGTAAGACGGATCTTGTGGATGAGGAGACCTTGGAAATCGGCAGGCTTGAAATCAAAGAGGCATTAACAGGCACCATTTTCGAGGGAAAACCTGTCATTTCATTTTCCGCACCCGATCTAACGGGTCTTGATGATATCCTTTTTTGCATTGATGGGGAGATAAAAGATATACCCTGCAAGATGACGGATACCCCTATGCGTCTGTGGATAGATCAAATCAAAAGATTTACAGGTATTGGAACCGTTGTTAGCGGAACTGTTCTGTCCGGTACTCTCAAACAGGATGATTCCCTGCAACTTATGCCAACCGGTTTGATAACACGAGCCCGTTCAATGGAATCACACGGGAAAAAAATCTCCATAGCTGTTGCGGGCCAACGGGTTGGTGTTAATCTGCATAAAATTTCTGTCAAAGCAGTAAAGCGTGGAACGGCCTTGGCAGAGCAGGGAGTTGTGAAACCCGGTTATTTATTGAATGTGGAACTTCAAGTACTTAAAAGGTCAGGCCAAACGCTTAAAAACAGACAAAGAGTGAGGCTCTATCTTGGAACCTCGGTTACGAACGCTATGGCAGTTTTGATGGACAATAAAAAATTGTCGCCTGGTGATAAAGGACTGGTACAGTTCCGTTTAATGAAGCCGATTGCCGCCCTTCCAAGGGATCCGTTTGTAGTTTCACCTTTAAACCTGAATACAATCATTGCCGGTGGAACAGTTCTGGAAGTCCCTCAAGAAAAGTTCAGAGAAGCAAAGGCTTTAACAATGATTCCATGTCTTAAAGCACTCCAACAGGGCGATATGAAAGAATTTGTGGATTGTTTTTTCAGCAGAAATCAAACCCGGTTTATCACGGCAGGGGAGCTTGCCCAGGCTACTGGCCTTCCCATAACCTACTTTGAGGCAGAAATCAGTTCAAGGGTCAGCAAGGGTGAATTTATATATCTTAAAGGTGAGGGGGCCTTTAAAAAAGATCATTATAATTCAGGGAAAAAAGAGATTTTAAATACTATTGAAAGTGTAATCAGGAAAAATCCATTAAAAAAGAACTTAAATGCCGTAGAGATTACAAACAGACTGGATACAGCTTTTGACGAAATACTGCTTAAAAAAATGCTTTCGGAACTTTGTGATGAAGGAAGGCTGGTGAAGATAGACGGCGGATTTCAATTTCAGAATCTTAAAGGTAAATTTACAAAACAGCAGGAGCATTTGCTTTCACTGCTTTTCAAATACGCACAAAAAACGGGTGTCGTTCCCTTCAGCGCTGATACAATATGGAAGTTGCATGATAAAAAATTTGAAAAGGATGAAATACAGAACCTTCTTGATTATTTATATTTTCAGAAAAAATTGATTCGCTTGAGTGATAAACGATTCTTATCTCTCGAGGCCTTGGAAGAGATTAAGAAAAGTGTGAAAGAATTCATTTTGCACAAGAGAAGCATAACCCTTGCAGACAGTAAAGAGATTTTAGGATACGGAAGGTGGGGAGGAGTTCCTGTTTTAGATTATCTGGATAAAATTGGTTTTACTTCAAGAAAGGGTAATGAGCGCGTTTTAAAAAAATGA